A section of the Leptotrichia buccalis C-1013-b genome encodes:
- a CDS encoding DKNYY domain-containing protein, whose translation MKIRKNLLKILTLLILSGNIINAGYIKEKNKIYFTDEATEPERKEIVKNVDFRTFKIFEENDDFASDKNNIYYKNKKLENVDADSFQIENSFIAKDKDNVFYIANNEIIKIKGFSPEKSKVIVQFYVPAVLINKNGIYTFDKYENGEITIKSIKPARIDMNTLEVVDGENMTMLLYLKDKNNVYFINYKESEQKISDIDVENAEDAGNDNYNIDIEIKKLESADSGSFKIDSIYGKDKNNLYFLNKKITGVNPKTFKVVGSNKLIIKDDKGVYYLGREEVKKIQNADLNTFEEVSKEYYRDKNNVYYYDNYDGDVKKVKGADAKTFEVIDGYALGRDKNAVYDRGKRIKGLDPVTFEDLSGNFYKDKNGVYYEGVLMKGIDSKTFEPFVNYTHVKDKNGIHHFYQKGNNVVVEKVEISPEIDLKTLQPIENYSEYSKDKNNVYYNFKKIEDADVKTFEPEGYSIGKDKTGVYYGTHKVSGVDVNSLEVLKNDFFKDKDNVYYKNKKMENFKPKNFEVIDYSLVKQNKDLYYFTEDENDNTKFVLLESKNVDIDTFQILDEDYTKDKNNAYYKGKIFKEADVKTLNKHYNKNDDGYKIRDKKKVYKIKNK comes from the coding sequence ATGAAAATTAGGAAAAATTTGTTAAAAATTTTAACATTGCTTATTTTATCAGGAAACATTATAAATGCGGGCTATATTAAAGAAAAAAATAAAATTTATTTTACTGATGAAGCTACAGAACCTGAAAGAAAGGAAATTGTAAAAAATGTAGATTTCAGGACTTTTAAAATTTTTGAGGAAAATGATGATTTTGCAAGTGATAAAAATAATATTTATTACAAAAATAAAAAGTTAGAAAATGTAGATGCGGACTCTTTTCAAATAGAAAATTCTTTTATTGCAAAAGATAAAGATAATGTTTTTTATATTGCAAATAATGAGATTATAAAAATTAAAGGCTTTAGTCCAGAAAAAAGTAAGGTTATTGTTCAGTTTTACGTACCAGCTGTATTAATTAATAAAAATGGTATTTATACTTTTGATAAATATGAAAATGGAGAAATTACGATAAAGTCAATAAAACCTGCTAGAATAGATATGAATACTCTAGAAGTCGTGGACGGAGAAAACATGACGATGCTTTTGTACTTAAAAGATAAAAATAACGTTTATTTTATTAATTATAAAGAAAGTGAACAGAAAATTTCAGATATTGATGTCGAAAATGCAGAGGATGCGGGAAATGATAACTATAATATCGATATTGAAATAAAAAAATTAGAGAGTGCAGATAGCGGCAGTTTTAAAATAGATTCTATATACGGGAAAGATAAAAATAACTTATACTTTTTAAATAAAAAAATAACAGGTGTAAATCCTAAAACTTTTAAAGTTGTTGGCTCAAATAAACTTATTATCAAAGATGACAAAGGGGTTTATTATCTTGGAAGAGAAGAAGTGAAAAAAATCCAAAATGCTGATTTAAATACTTTTGAAGAAGTATCGAAAGAGTATTATCGAGATAAAAATAATGTTTATTATTATGATAATTATGATGGCGATGTAAAAAAAGTTAAAGGGGCAGATGCAAAAACTTTTGAAGTAATAGATGGTTATGCGTTAGGAAGAGATAAAAATGCCGTTTATGACAGAGGAAAGCGGATAAAAGGCTTGGATCCCGTGACGTTTGAAGATTTGAGTGGAAATTTTTACAAAGATAAAAATGGAGTTTACTACGAAGGAGTATTGATGAAGGGAATTGATTCAAAAACTTTTGAGCCATTTGTCAATTATACACATGTGAAAGATAAAAATGGAATACACCACTTTTATCAAAAGGGCAATAACGTTGTTGTTGAAAAAGTTGAAATTTCTCCAGAAATTGATTTGAAAACTTTACAACCTATTGAAAATTATTCTGAATATTCAAAAGATAAAAATAATGTTTATTATAATTTTAAAAAAATAGAAGATGCAGATGTAAAAACTTTTGAGCCTGAAGGATATTCCATTGGGAAAGATAAAACAGGAGTTTATTATGGAACACATAAAGTAAGTGGTGTAGATGTAAATAGTCTTGAAGTTTTGAAAAATGATTTTTTCAAGGATAAAGACAATGTTTATTATAAAAATAAAAAAATGGAAAATTTTAAACCAAAAAACTTTGAAGTAATAGACTATTCTTTAGTAAAACAAAATAAAGATTTGTACTATTTTACTGAAGATGAAAATGATAATACAAAATTTGTCCTATTAGAAAGTAAAAATGTCGATATTGATACTTTTCAAATTCTTGATGAAGATTATACAAAAGATAAGAATAATGCTTATTACAAAGGTAAAATTTTTAAGGAAGCAGATGTAAAAACACTTAATAAACACTATAATAAAAATGATGACGGATATAAGATAAGAGATAAAAAGAAAGTGTATAAAATAAAAAACAAATAA
- a CDS encoding tannase/feruloyl esterase family alpha/beta hydrolase — MKKFKLIVISSLLIATGITTFAERANNKKIEKKSGVFTEATKEKCMSLKNSKIYQTEITSTEWKEEGPLEEDENARFSGSSTAKASAPAHCVVRGEIEKRKGADGKDYSIGFELRLPSKWNNKFLFQGGGGLNGTVSPAVGKARPSGSTATPALTRGYVVVSTDSGHSGSRDTSFAKDQQAVLNYAFQSTGKVTNVAKQLIKIMYSNQPKHSYFMGCSNGGREAMQAAMYYPNEFDGIVAGNPGFRLSKAAIGEAWDNNQFLKYAPTDANGNKIVADALTQEDLNAVVQGVVDRCDAKDGLKDGIINSWEKCDFKPEMIEKKIGKKKVDLLNAIFNGAKNSKGENVYASWPYDAGISTRGWRMWKHGTSKTGTPNSMNFMMGASSLSDYYMKPAKPGMKSTEFDFDKDVAKTNEIGGLNDADKTDLSTFKARGGKMIIYEGVSDPVFSAHDIRDWYKKLVENMGNVDSFTRLFMVPGMNHCGGGPAMENFDALTALEKWTEDGVAPDYIIGKAGKEYPDQNKEQPLCPYPKVATYIGGDKNKASSFECK; from the coding sequence ATGAAAAAGTTTAAATTAATAGTGATCTCATCACTTTTAATAGCAACAGGAATTACAACTTTTGCAGAAAGAGCGAATAATAAAAAAATTGAAAAAAAATCAGGTGTATTTACAGAAGCAACAAAGGAAAAATGTATGAGTTTAAAAAACAGTAAAATTTATCAGACTGAGATTACAAGTACAGAATGGAAAGAGGAAGGACCTTTGGAAGAAGATGAAAATGCCAGATTTAGTGGTTCCAGTACAGCTAAGGCTTCGGCTCCCGCACATTGTGTAGTTAGAGGGGAAATTGAAAAGAGAAAAGGTGCAGATGGGAAAGATTACTCGATTGGTTTTGAATTAAGACTGCCTTCGAAATGGAATAATAAATTTCTGTTTCAAGGCGGAGGCGGATTGAATGGAACTGTTTCACCAGCAGTTGGAAAAGCTCGTCCATCAGGGTCAACAGCAACACCTGCCCTGACTCGTGGATATGTAGTTGTAAGTACTGATAGTGGACATTCAGGCTCAAGAGATACAAGCTTTGCAAAAGATCAGCAGGCAGTTTTAAATTATGCATTTCAGTCTACTGGGAAAGTTACAAATGTTGCAAAGCAATTAATAAAAATAATGTATAGTAATCAACCAAAACATAGTTATTTTATGGGATGTTCAAATGGTGGTCGTGAAGCAATGCAGGCTGCAATGTACTATCCAAATGAATTTGATGGAATTGTAGCCGGAAATCCTGGATTTAGATTATCAAAAGCTGCGATTGGTGAAGCATGGGATAATAATCAATTTCTAAAATATGCGCCTACTGATGCAAATGGCAATAAGATAGTCGCAGATGCCTTGACACAGGAAGATCTGAATGCAGTTGTTCAAGGTGTTGTTGATAGATGTGATGCTAAAGATGGATTGAAAGATGGAATTATAAACAGCTGGGAAAAGTGTGACTTTAAACCGGAAATGATTGAGAAAAAAATTGGCAAGAAAAAAGTTGATTTGCTAAATGCAATATTTAATGGAGCAAAGAACAGCAAAGGAGAAAATGTTTATGCATCATGGCCTTATGATGCGGGAATAAGTACAAGAGGTTGGCGTATGTGGAAACACGGTACCTCAAAAACGGGAACACCAAATTCAATGAATTTCATGATGGGAGCATCCAGTTTGAGTGATTATTATATGAAACCTGCAAAACCTGGAATGAAGTCAACAGAATTTGACTTTGATAAGGATGTTGCAAAAACCAATGAAATTGGTGGATTAAATGATGCTGATAAAACGGATTTGTCAACATTTAAAGCTCGTGGCGGGAAAATGATTATTTATGAAGGTGTGTCAGATCCTGTGTTTTCTGCTCATGATATTAGAGACTGGTATAAAAAATTAGTGGAAAATATGGGAAATGTTGACAGTTTCACACGTTTATTCATGGTTCCAGGAATGAATCATTGCGGTGGAGGCCCTGCGATGGAAAATTTTGATGCTTTGACAGCTCTTGAAAAATGGACAGAAGACGGTGTTGCCCCAGATTATATCATTGGAAAAGCTGGAAAAGAATATCCAGATCAAAATAAGGAACAGCCACTTTGTCCATATCCGAAGGTAGCGACTTATATTGGCGGAGATAAGAATAAGGCTAGTAGTTTTGAGTGTAAATAA
- a CDS encoding cupin domain-containing protein — protein sequence MSKKITADPVSSLFGKGDYNEAYAKYFNGKTYLKTLVDPTDTSKVGIHNVVFEPGVINNWHSHSNGQILLVTDGHGWYQEDGKEAVELHPGDVVNIPKNVKHWHGAAKDSWFTHIALSDGGSTEWFGILSEDEYEKLPKAVNAR from the coding sequence ATGAGTAAAAAAATTACGGCTGATCCTGTAAGCAGCTTGTTTGGGAAAGGCGATTATAACGAGGCTTATGCAAAATATTTTAATGGGAAAACTTATCTAAAAACATTGGTTGATCCGACTGATACTTCAAAAGTTGGTATTCACAATGTTGTTTTCGAGCCGGGAGTTATAAATAACTGGCATTCTCATTCAAATGGACAAATATTGTTGGTTACAGATGGGCATGGCTGGTATCAAGAAGATGGGAAAGAAGCAGTAGAATTACATCCAGGAGATGTTGTGAATATTCCTAAAAATGTTAAGCATTGGCACGGAGCGGCAAAAGACAGTTGGTTTACTCACATTGCTTTGTCAGATGGCGGTTCGACTGAATGGTTTGGGATATTGTCAGAAGATGAATATGAAAAGTTGCCAAAAGCAGTGAATGCTAGATAA
- a CDS encoding flavodoxin: protein MNKVLVAYFSATGTTKKVAEKLAKATGENLFEIKPQVEYTSEDLNWNDKKSRSSVEMNDEFSRPEIENVVENIDDYDTVFVGFPVWWYIPPRIIQTFIEKHNLNGKKIITFATSGGSGIKGSTDFLKKNYSDLNIIEGKRFGWNESLESIGAWVEKIKKF, encoded by the coding sequence ATGAATAAAGTATTAGTGGCTTACTTTTCAGCGACAGGGACAACAAAAAAAGTTGCAGAAAAATTGGCGAAAGCAACTGGGGAAAATTTGTTTGAGATAAAACCGCAAGTTGAGTATACTTCTGAGGATTTGAACTGGAACGACAAAAAAAGTAGAAGTTCAGTGGAAATGAATGATGAATTTAGCCGTCCAGAAATTGAAAATGTTGTAGAGAATATTGATGATTATGATACTGTGTTTGTTGGATTTCCAGTTTGGTGGTATATTCCGCCTCGTATTATTCAGACTTTTATTGAAAAACATAATTTGAACGGGAAAAAGATTATCACTTTTGCGACATCAGGTGGAAGCGGGATAAAAGGCTCGACAGATTTTTTGAAAAAAAATTATTCGGATTTGAATATTATTGAAGGCAAAAGATTTGGTTGGAATGAAAGCTTGGAAAGCATTGGAGCTTGGGTAGAAAAAATAAAAAAATTTTAA
- a CDS encoding leucine-rich repeat domain-containing protein produces MKKIFGIFVLLLLMVCNNSRSQGLKKNSEINFQKNESCKKLSKFDVNSEKIELKNSNLTEINCISNYKNVKELDLRWNKIKDMTPLENLKKLEVLKINFNQIENIKPLLNLTNLKELWIHNNKINDIRGIEKLTKLEHLDVSFNPLKNGVEEISRLKNLKRLELREIPKEIVDYVYENYHNFMIPEKIFIEQKYPELAQKRENTIKYSNFSEFENKINGFETVKIVKELSTKEIALDKLPKEIYKTVEEYNKNSTEANDKVESVMFFTNKTYSIYTLIYPYAYAGQSNRQTIFTKNGKIIASDTVDLGYQLESIDGDNLFLSTVAASGATNYAITDMKSGKMWREEYRDFGEIAPKRTGKVFITTSRENIVNVRESYGSDSSIIHKLRNNVAVEEISNEEGWKYVYFYNKDGGYYMKGYIHKSQLK; encoded by the coding sequence ATGAAAAAAATATTTGGAATATTTGTTTTATTATTACTTATGGTTTGTAATAATAGTAGAAGTCAAGGATTAAAGAAAAATAGTGAAATAAATTTTCAAAAAAATGAAAGTTGTAAAAAATTAAGTAAATTTGATGTTAATTCTGAAAAAATTGAATTGAAAAACTCAAATTTGACAGAAATAAATTGTATATCTAACTATAAAAATGTGAAAGAACTGGATTTAAGATGGAATAAAATAAAAGATATGACACCATTGGAAAATTTGAAAAAATTAGAAGTTCTAAAAATAAATTTTAATCAGATAGAGAATATAAAACCGTTATTAAATTTGACAAATTTAAAGGAACTATGGATACATAATAACAAAATAAATGATATTAGAGGAATTGAAAAATTAACAAAGCTGGAACATTTGGATGTAAGTTTTAATCCATTGAAAAATGGAGTTGAGGAAATTTCTCGATTAAAAAACTTAAAAAGGTTGGAATTACGTGAAATTCCAAAGGAAATTGTGGATTATGTATATGAAAATTATCATAATTTTATGATTCCTGAAAAAATATTTATTGAACAAAAATATCCAGAACTTGCTCAAAAAAGGGAAAATACGATAAAATACTCAAACTTTTCAGAATTTGAAAATAAAATAAATGGCTTTGAAACAGTAAAAATTGTAAAGGAACTTTCTACAAAGGAAATTGCACTGGATAAACTTCCAAAAGAAATTTATAAAACAGTTGAAGAATATAATAAAAATTCTACAGAAGCAAATGATAAAGTCGAAAGTGTAATGTTTTTTACAAATAAAACTTATTCAATATACACACTTATTTATCCGTACGCTTATGCTGGACAATCAAACAGGCAGACAATTTTTACAAAAAATGGAAAAATAATTGCAAGTGATACAGTAGATTTAGGTTATCAACTGGAAAGTATTGATGGAGATAATCTGTTTTTATCAACAGTTGCGGCAAGTGGTGCCACAAATTATGCAATAACGGATATGAAAAGCGGGAAAATGTGGAGAGAGGAATATAGAGATTTTGGAGAAATAGCTCCTAAAAGGACTGGTAAAGTTTTTATAACGACTTCAAGGGAAAATATTGTTAATGTAAGAGAAAGTTATGGCTCAGACAGTTCTATAATTCATAAATTAAGGAATAATGTTGCCGTTGAGGAAATTTCAAATGAAGAAGGCTGGAAATATGTGTATTTTTATAATAAAGATGGGGGATATTATATGAAAGGATACATACATAAGAGCCAGTTAAAATAA
- a CDS encoding LysR family transcriptional regulator, producing the protein MELRILKYFLMVAKEENITKAAKSLYITQPTLSRQLAQLEEELGVKLFTRSNHKILLTEDGKFLQRRAREILYLTEKTKKELSYDNEIVAGEISIGCGEFLGMNELSKLLSEFQEKYPNVKFDIYSGTAEDIIYRIEHGFLDMGLVFDYINKEKYKFIRLKQIEEWGLLVRKNHKLASNKFIYPEEIKKESVIISKNKLIQNEFANWMGIPTEKLNVGATFTLVYNAAMMVKNGMGMAVCLKLENNFEDLKFIPFYKAAISKTILAWKPCLKYSVATEKFIKFIEEKRNATNF; encoded by the coding sequence ATGGAATTAAGAATTTTAAAATATTTTTTGATGGTTGCAAAAGAGGAGAATATAACAAAAGCGGCAAAATCACTTTATATCACACAACCGACATTATCACGACAATTGGCACAGCTCGAGGAAGAGCTGGGAGTTAAACTTTTTACGAGAAGTAATCATAAAATTTTATTGACTGAAGATGGGAAGTTTTTACAGCGAAGGGCGAGGGAAATACTTTATTTAACGGAAAAAACGAAAAAAGAGCTGTCTTATGACAATGAAATTGTTGCTGGAGAAATATCTATTGGATGTGGCGAATTTTTGGGAATGAATGAACTTTCAAAATTACTCTCGGAATTTCAGGAAAAGTATCCAAATGTTAAATTTGACATTTATAGTGGGACGGCCGAAGATATTATTTATAGAATTGAACACGGTTTTTTAGATATGGGACTTGTGTTTGACTATATAAATAAGGAAAAGTATAAATTTATAAGATTGAAACAGATTGAAGAATGGGGACTTTTGGTTAGAAAAAACCATAAATTGGCTTCAAATAAATTTATTTATCCAGAAGAAATCAAAAAAGAATCAGTAATTATTTCTAAAAATAAATTAATTCAAAATGAATTTGCAAATTGGATGGGAATTCCTACGGAGAAATTAAATGTTGGCGCTACTTTCACACTGGTTTATAATGCTGCGATGATGGTAAAAAATGGAATGGGAATGGCAGTTTGCTTAAAATTAGAGAATAATTTTGAAGATTTGAAATTTATTCCATTTTATAAAGCAGCAATTTCTAAGACAATTTTGGCTTGGAAGCCGTGTTTGAAATATTCAGTAGCAACAGAAAAATTTATCAAATTTATTGAGGAGAAAAGAAATGCTACTAATTTTTAA
- a CDS encoding putative quinol monooxygenase codes for MLLIFNIFELGVKEIEKNAYVAVGKNNITKSVLNDEGTLGMYLVQEKENPNMTYMFEVYEDEKSYQKHIKSEQYKEFLRQSPTILTNHKKKIQVMPEYMGDKKFVQTRNTRVNYVTVDVKEGFNDAFREIVLDEMKQSIKKEEGVYVIYAATATGNPNKWYFFEIYENEKAYQKHRKTAHFKKYIEQTENIIENKEFINIEGVKLLNKGNLNYAK; via the coding sequence ATGCTACTAATTTTTAATATTTTTGAGCTTGGTGTCAAAGAAATCGAAAAAAATGCATATGTGGCAGTTGGTAAAAATAATATTACAAAGTCAGTTTTAAATGATGAAGGGACACTTGGGATGTATTTGGTTCAGGAAAAAGAAAATCCCAATATGACTTATATGTTTGAGGTTTATGAAGACGAGAAAAGTTACCAGAAACATATCAAGTCAGAACAATATAAAGAATTTTTAAGACAATCACCAACAATCTTGACTAATCATAAAAAGAAAATTCAAGTAATGCCAGAGTATATGGGAGATAAAAAGTTTGTGCAAACAAGAAATACTCGTGTAAATTATGTTACAGTTGATGTAAAAGAAGGATTTAATGATGCTTTCAGGGAAATTGTACTTGATGAAATGAAGCAGTCGATAAAAAAAGAAGAAGGTGTTTATGTGATTTATGCTGCAACGGCAACAGGAAATCCGAATAAATGGTACTTTTTTGAAATTTATGAAAATGAAAAAGCGTATCAAAAACATAGGAAAACAGCTCATTTTAAAAAATATATTGAGCAAACGGAAAATATAATTGAAAATAAAGAATTTATAAATATTGAAGGTGTAAAATTGTTAAATAAGGGTAATTTAAATTATGCAAAATAA
- a CDS encoding DUF3784 domain-containing protein produces MSKIKYSSQWQVEKLEHEYFKEMKEDHQQQLALSQENQFNDYQYDYYSAKDENYYDKLKKIQRKIAKINHDNYKEFDNFSKSEDIFLKYWENIKKNYRIIYEIEKELIKMEEEIHPSLYMPAIIDDNKGEFQKFIDNLKKEIDEKLLLIWEYEKPLFRYRFDILLTDFERKEKEIKTLIETHEKTINKQLKETKDIEEKYRELINEQKKYDKKILEIMGIFLSIFSVIGLGVSSLSKLKSNYFSTWSMICGTILITISGLFYLINFNEKVEKKTLKILIPGIIGLILIIIGVVCRKFLEI; encoded by the coding sequence ATGAGTAAAATAAAATATTCATCACAATGGCAAGTTGAAAAATTAGAACATGAATATTTCAAAGAGATGAAAGAAGACCATCAACAACAGTTAGCATTGTCTCAAGAAAATCAATTTAATGATTACCAATATGACTACTATTCAGCAAAAGATGAAAATTATTATGATAAACTAAAAAAAATCCAAAGAAAAATTGCTAAAATTAATCATGATAATTATAAAGAATTTGATAATTTTTCTAAAAGTGAAGATATATTTTTGAAATATTGGGAAAATATTAAAAAGAATTATAGGATTATTTATGAAATAGAAAAAGAACTGATTAAAATGGAAGAAGAAATACATCCATCACTGTATATGCCAGCTATAATAGATGATAATAAAGGAGAATTTCAAAAGTTTATAGATAATTTAAAAAAAGAAATTGATGAAAAATTATTACTAATTTGGGAATATGAAAAACCATTATTTCGATATCGATTTGATATTTTACTAACAGATTTTGAAAGAAAAGAAAAAGAAATAAAAACACTAATAGAAACTCATGAAAAAACAATAAATAAACAACTAAAAGAAACAAAAGATATAGAAGAAAAATACAGAGAGTTAATTAATGAACAAAAAAAATATGATAAAAAAATATTAGAAATAATGGGAATATTTTTAAGTATATTTTCAGTAATAGGATTAGGTGTTTCTAGTTTATCAAAATTAAAGAGTAATTATTTTTCTACATGGAGTATGATTTGTGGAACAATTTTAATAACTATTTCAGGATTATTTTATTTAATAAACTTTAATGAGAAAGTTGAAAAGAAAACTTTAAAAATTCTAATACCTGGCATAATTGGGTTAATACTAATAATTATCGGTGTTGTGTGCAGAAAATTTCTTGAGATTTAA
- a CDS encoding aldo/keto reductase, whose translation MKKTKIQEIEIPKVALGTWSWGFGGIAGGDSIFGNKLGKDELKPVFDRAMDLGLKLWDTATVYASGQSETILGEFVKDRRDAIISTKFTPELAEGRGDNAIFEFLDESLERLNKKVIDIYWIHNTKDMEEWAPKLVDVLKSGKVKKVGVSNHNLEQIKYVNNLLKEAGFQLHAIQNHFSLLYKTIETTGILDYCKENNIAVFSYMVLEQGALSGKYTKENPLPAGTRRGEAFPPETLAKLEPLFYEMKILGGKYSATIPEIATAWAISKGTIPIIGVTKPNQVDDAKRAASVELSDEDVELMDRVAISTGVTVKGEWESSM comes from the coding sequence ATGAAAAAAACAAAAATACAAGAAATAGAAATACCTAAAGTAGCACTAGGAACTTGGTCTTGGGGATTTGGAGGAATCGCTGGAGGAGATTCGATTTTTGGAAATAAATTAGGAAAAGATGAATTGAAACCTGTTTTTGATAGAGCAATGGATTTGGGACTAAAATTGTGGGATACTGCAACTGTTTATGCGAGTGGTCAATCTGAAACTATTTTGGGAGAATTTGTAAAAGATAGAAGAGATGCGATAATTTCTACAAAATTTACACCTGAACTTGCTGAAGGAAGAGGAGATAATGCGATTTTTGAATTTCTTGATGAAAGTTTAGAAAGATTGAATAAGAAAGTCATTGATATTTATTGGATACATAATACAAAAGATATGGAGGAGTGGGCACCTAAATTGGTTGATGTGCTAAAATCAGGAAAAGTGAAAAAAGTAGGAGTTTCTAATCACAATTTAGAACAAATAAAATATGTGAATAATCTTTTAAAAGAAGCTGGATTTCAGTTGCATGCTATTCAAAATCATTTCAGCTTACTTTACAAAACAATTGAAACAACTGGAATTTTAGATTATTGCAAGGAAAACAATATTGCAGTATTTTCGTATATGGTACTTGAACAAGGTGCTTTATCTGGAAAATATACAAAAGAAAATCCATTGCCAGCTGGAACAAGAAGGGGTGAAGCATTCCCGCCTGAAACTTTGGCAAAATTAGAGCCATTATTTTATGAAATGAAAATTTTAGGTGGAAAATATTCTGCAACAATTCCTGAAATTGCAACTGCTTGGGCAATATCAAAAGGAACAATTCCAATAATTGGAGTTACAAAACCTAATCAAGTTGATGATGCCAAAAGAGCTGCAAGTGTTGAATTAAGTGATGAAGATGTTGAACTTATGGATAGAGTAGCTATTAGTACAGGTGTTACTGTGAAAGGTGAATGGGAAAGTTCGATGTAG